From one Candidatus Neomarinimicrobiota bacterium genomic stretch:
- the purD gene encoding phosphoribosylamine--glycine ligase, which yields MVNNNFLVVGSGAREHAICRALHCSPQEKKIFCLATNFNPGIADLCDDVTKGDINDSDSVISYVEKNGVGLAIIGPENPLACGVADALWETGVKVVGPKKDLAQIETSKAFARDLLKEYNIPACPEYKTFSSMEGVTDYLNELGENYVVKYDGLAGGKGVKVSGEHLYSYGEAVEYCRELVEKGGQFVIEEKLTGQEFSLMSFCDGETLKHMPVVQDHKRAYEGDTGPNTGGMGTYSDANHSLPFLRDADIEQAQAINLAMVTALKDKCGEGYKGILYGGFMATATGLKLIEYNARFGDPEAMNVLPLLESDFVALCRAIADGNLHDVDVKFRNQATVCKYAVPEGYPDNPVKGEPIDVSGIENREGLFYASVDMKNDQLVEAGSRTVAVVGIADSITAAEQLAEGEISRVTGPLFHRTDIGTEALVQKRIDHMVCLR from the coding sequence ATGGTGAATAATAACTTTCTGGTGGTGGGTTCCGGTGCCCGGGAGCACGCCATCTGCCGAGCTTTGCATTGTTCTCCCCAAGAAAAAAAGATTTTTTGCCTCGCCACAAACTTCAATCCCGGCATTGCCGACTTATGTGACGATGTAACTAAAGGTGACATTAACGACTCAGATTCAGTCATTTCGTATGTAGAGAAAAACGGAGTGGGGCTTGCCATCATCGGGCCGGAGAATCCACTGGCCTGCGGTGTGGCTGATGCACTTTGGGAAACGGGTGTCAAAGTGGTGGGACCCAAAAAAGACTTGGCCCAGATCGAAACCTCTAAAGCGTTCGCCCGAGATCTTCTCAAAGAATACAATATTCCTGCCTGTCCTGAATACAAGACATTTTCATCCATGGAGGGTGTTACTGATTATCTGAATGAACTAGGTGAGAACTATGTAGTGAAGTATGATGGTCTGGCGGGAGGCAAAGGTGTAAAAGTTTCAGGGGAACACCTTTATTCCTATGGGGAAGCCGTGGAGTATTGCCGAGAGCTAGTGGAAAAAGGCGGTCAGTTTGTCATCGAAGAAAAACTGACGGGGCAGGAGTTTTCTCTCATGAGCTTCTGCGATGGAGAAACTCTGAAACATATGCCAGTGGTACAGGACCACAAGCGAGCCTACGAAGGAGATACAGGCCCCAACACCGGCGGCATGGGGACCTACTCTGATGCAAACCACTCCCTCCCCTTTCTCAGAGATGCTGATATTGAACAGGCACAGGCAATCAACCTGGCGATGGTCACTGCATTGAAAGATAAGTGCGGAGAAGGTTACAAAGGTATTCTCTACGGCGGTTTTATGGCCACTGCAACCGGTCTCAAGCTCATTGAATACAACGCCCGTTTCGGTGATCCAGAAGCCATGAATGTGTTGCCTCTGCTAGAATCAGATTTTGTTGCACTTTGTAGAGCCATTGCGGATGGTAACCTCCATGATGTTGATGTCAAGTTCAGAAACCAGGCCACGGTCTGCAAGTATGCAGTGCCTGAAGGATATCCTGACAATCCAGTGAAGGGCGAGCCAATTGATGTGTCAGGTATTGAAAATCGGGAAGGCCTATTTTACGCATCGGTGGATATGAAAAATGACCAGTTGGTAGAAGCAGGTAGCAGAACTGTGGCCGTAGTGGGGATAGCCGACTCTATTACCGCGGCAGAGCAACTTGCTGAAGGGGAAATTTCAAGAGTAACCGGCCCCCTCTTTCATCGGACAGATATAGGTACCGAAGCACTAGTGCAAAAAAGAATTGATCATATGGTTTGTCTCCGATGA
- the purF gene encoding amidophosphoribosyltransferase yields the protein MCGIVGIQAQTSVASELYDSLIHLQHRGQDAAGIITYDLRMHKEKGLGLVRDIFNEQNMNLLKGNVGIGHTRYPTHGGFGHGEIQPFWTEVPYGVALGHNGNLVNYKELAKEITDREKRYLNTNSDTEVLLHMFASALEQNGSSKSDKAFFEQICGAVKSVFARATGSFSVVAAIVGKGLIAFRDPHGIRPLSRGERTSDNGSVDHIFSSETTMFHSLGFKPKGNVEPGEVYYVSESGKVFSKKLASDEFTPCIFEYVYFSRPDTMMNDVSVYRSRLRMGQNLAKKWAEKYPDIHPDIVIPAPSTANTAALSLAYELGVRYSEGLYKNPFIGRTFIMPGQAERKKSIRYKLVPQEIEIRDKKVMIVDDSIVRGNTSRQIVRMVKDMGAKEVYFVSACPPVKNPCFYGVDMPTRSELIAAQKSVDEIQAYIGVDILLYQEIPDLVEAVTRRGDHNIDRPCMACLDGWYVSGNVDEEKMIEMETMRLNDRNGE from the coding sequence ATGTGCGGCATTGTGGGAATCCAGGCACAGACGTCCGTAGCATCTGAACTTTATGACAGCCTGATCCATCTCCAGCATCGGGGTCAGGATGCCGCCGGAATTATCACTTATGATCTTCGCATGCATAAAGAGAAAGGTCTCGGTCTAGTTCGGGATATCTTTAATGAGCAAAACATGAACCTGCTCAAGGGTAACGTAGGAATTGGCCACACCCGATACCCAACTCATGGTGGTTTTGGTCATGGCGAGATTCAGCCCTTCTGGACGGAAGTACCTTACGGTGTCGCCCTGGGACATAACGGCAACCTTGTCAACTATAAAGAGTTGGCGAAAGAGATCACGGATAGAGAGAAACGGTACCTCAACACTAACAGCGACACAGAAGTTTTGCTCCACATGTTTGCCAGTGCACTGGAACAAAACGGTTCATCAAAATCAGACAAAGCATTTTTCGAACAAATCTGTGGTGCAGTAAAAAGTGTCTTTGCCCGTGCCACCGGGTCTTTTTCGGTGGTAGCCGCAATCGTGGGAAAAGGACTTATCGCCTTCAGGGATCCACATGGTATACGGCCACTGTCAAGAGGTGAGCGCACAAGTGACAACGGTTCTGTTGATCACATATTTTCTAGCGAGACTACCATGTTTCATTCACTGGGATTCAAACCGAAAGGCAATGTTGAACCAGGCGAAGTTTACTATGTAAGTGAAAGTGGCAAAGTTTTCAGTAAAAAACTTGCGTCGGACGAATTCACACCCTGCATTTTCGAGTACGTCTACTTCTCCCGCCCGGACACAATGATGAATGACGTAAGTGTTTACCGCTCTAGACTAAGGATGGGTCAGAACTTGGCAAAAAAATGGGCTGAAAAATATCCCGATATTCATCCGGACATCGTCATCCCAGCACCTTCCACAGCCAATACCGCCGCCTTGTCATTAGCTTACGAACTGGGCGTCCGTTACTCTGAAGGTCTATATAAAAATCCATTCATTGGACGAACATTCATCATGCCGGGCCAAGCCGAACGGAAGAAATCGATCCGATATAAGCTGGTTCCGCAGGAAATCGAGATCCGAGACAAAAAAGTGATGATCGTTGATGACAGCATCGTCCGTGGAAACACAAGTCGGCAAATTGTCCGTATGGTTAAGGACATGGGTGCAAAAGAAGTTTACTTTGTTTCTGCCTGTCCACCGGTGAAGAATCCCTGTTTCTACGGTGTGGATATGCCAACTCGGTCAGAACTGATTGCTGCCCAGAAATCGGTTGATGAAATCCAGGCCTATATCGGTGTGGACATTCTCCTTTACCAGGAAATCCCCGACCTAGTAGAAGCAGTGACCCGAAGAGGCGATCACAACATTGATCGTCCGTGCATGGCATGTCTCGATGGCTGGTATGTTTCAGGGAACGTAGACGAAGAAAAAATGATCGAGATGGAAACCATGCGACTAAATGACCGAAATGGTGAATAA
- the purB gene encoding adenylosuccinate lyase, with protein MSDTLNNLSPLDGRYAASVKELSVIFSESSLMRYRVMVEVEYLIALGSERGIKEIEPFTNTKQTKLRNIYRNFNVAAAQKIKKIELSTNHDVKAVEYFLQSKMKKTLHPWIHFALTSEDVNNLAYSLMWRDGLKLAYLPVLHNVNRELKKLARRYKNSSMLALTHGQPATPTTFGKEVAVFSGRLKRQIHQIKTHQLSGKLGGATGTWSAHKVAYPKVNWIRFTNRIIKSLGLEPNLVTTQIESHDSLAESYHQIVRINSILTNLCRDMWSYISRGILGQKTVAGEVGSSTMPHKINPIQFENAEGNLGVANALLNHLATTLPISRMQRDLTDSTTLRNQGVALGHSTLALKNVLNGLSRISVNRSQLSAELNKHWEVLAEAVQTILRKAGKQDAYEGMKALTRGQQVDANSIKQFVSQLNLGDKDKQTLLKLTPADYTGLAPKLVEMI; from the coding sequence GTGTCTGATACCTTAAACAATCTATCCCCTTTGGATGGCCGCTACGCTGCAAGTGTAAAAGAGCTTTCCGTCATCTTTTCCGAATCATCACTTATGCGCTACCGCGTCATGGTTGAAGTTGAATACCTCATTGCTCTTGGTAGCGAAAGAGGGATAAAGGAAATAGAACCATTCACCAACACAAAACAAACCAAACTGCGCAATATTTACAGAAACTTTAATGTAGCCGCCGCTCAAAAAATCAAAAAAATTGAATTGAGCACCAACCATGATGTTAAAGCGGTGGAATATTTTCTTCAATCCAAGATGAAAAAGACCCTGCATCCATGGATTCATTTTGCTCTCACTTCAGAGGATGTGAACAATCTGGCATATTCACTTATGTGGCGGGACGGATTAAAGCTGGCGTATCTGCCTGTTTTACATAATGTTAACAGAGAATTGAAGAAGCTTGCGCGCCGCTATAAAAATTCATCCATGCTGGCTCTCACCCACGGCCAGCCCGCCACACCAACCACCTTCGGAAAAGAAGTGGCTGTTTTCTCCGGAAGACTCAAACGCCAGATCCATCAGATCAAAACCCATCAACTGTCAGGGAAATTGGGCGGTGCCACAGGAACTTGGTCAGCACACAAAGTGGCGTATCCCAAAGTGAACTGGATACGCTTTACCAACAGGATCATTAAAAGTCTCGGACTGGAACCGAATCTTGTCACCACTCAGATTGAATCCCACGATTCACTTGCGGAAAGTTATCATCAAATTGTAAGGATCAATTCCATCCTCACCAATCTCTGCAGAGATATGTGGTCATACATCAGTCGTGGAATACTAGGTCAGAAAACCGTGGCCGGTGAAGTAGGCTCCTCCACCATGCCTCACAAGATCAATCCTATTCAGTTTGAAAATGCTGAAGGTAATCTGGGTGTGGCAAATGCACTGCTGAATCATCTCGCCACCACACTCCCCATTTCCAGAATGCAGCGGGACCTTACTGACAGTACCACATTGCGCAACCAAGGTGTTGCCCTTGGGCACAGCACTTTAGCACTGAAAAATGTTTTGAATGGTCTCAGTCGTATCTCTGTTAACAGATCTCAATTATCAGCCGAACTGAACAAACACTGGGAAGTGTTAGCTGAAGCGGTTCAAACCATCCTCCGAAAAGCGGGAAAGCAAGATGCCTACGAGGGAATGAAGGCACTGACCCGAGGTCAACAGGTTGATGCTAATTCAATAAAACAATTCGTGTCCCAACTAAATCTCGGTGATAAGGATAAACAGACACTTCTTAAGCTCACACCAGCTGACTACACCGGGCTTGCCCCAAAGCTTGTGGAGATGATCTGA
- a CDS encoding AIR carboxylase family protein, producing MKAVIIMGSTSDEPHTKKITNKLDEFNIPWEQHAASAHKEPLKVLEILEANQGEKDLVYITIAGRSNALSGFVAANSEHPTLACPPFSDKADMLVNIHSTLQMPSNTPVMTVIDPGNCALAVKRLFGV from the coding sequence ATGAAGGCTGTCATCATCATGGGTTCTACATCGGATGAACCCCACACCAAGAAAATCACCAATAAACTGGATGAATTCAACATCCCCTGGGAACAACACGCCGCTTCGGCCCACAAAGAGCCGCTGAAAGTTCTCGAGATCTTGGAGGCTAACCAGGGTGAAAAAGATCTGGTGTACATCACCATAGCCGGCCGATCCAATGCCCTGTCTGGTTTCGTGGCGGCCAATTCCGAACACCCCACTTTAGCCTGCCCCCCCTTCTCGGACAAAGCAGATATGCTTGTAAACATCCATTCCACTCTGCAGATGCCCAGTAATACACCGGTGATGACAGTGATTGATCCGGGGAACTGTGCCCTGGCGGTTAAACGTCTCTTTGGTGTCTGA
- a CDS encoding phosphoribosylaminoimidazolesuccinocarboxamide synthase has protein sequence MTAIKYSEGYADRIRIELNNTLTETDLPAGTKRKGKVRDQYDFNDKIALITTDRQSAFDRVLAAIPFKGQVLNQTSAWWFDQTQDIIPNHVISVPDPNVTVAKKCDVLPIEFVVRGYITGSTSTALWTVYNNGNREYCGNALPEGLIKNQKLDSNMLTPTTKEEHHDRPIAPDEIVNEGWISQKDWDYCSQKSLELFAFGQEKAAEHGMILVDTKYEMGRDSDGNIVLIDEIHTPDSSRYWITETYDEKMAAGEEPQNVDKEFLRLWFVDNCDPYNDETLPEAPEELIVELSSRYIYLYETITGGTFIFPEDKPVQERINENLKDHL, from the coding sequence ATGACTGCTATAAAATACAGTGAAGGATATGCGGATCGCATCCGCATCGAACTAAACAATACGCTCACCGAAACCGATCTGCCGGCTGGAACAAAACGAAAGGGTAAAGTGAGAGATCAATATGATTTCAACGATAAGATCGCTCTTATCACCACTGATCGTCAAAGTGCGTTTGATCGTGTTCTTGCCGCCATTCCCTTCAAAGGGCAGGTTCTGAACCAGACCAGCGCCTGGTGGTTTGACCAGACACAAGACATCATTCCAAATCATGTGATCTCAGTACCAGACCCCAATGTGACAGTGGCAAAGAAATGCGACGTCCTCCCTATTGAATTCGTTGTCCGAGGATACATCACCGGCAGCACCAGCACGGCCCTATGGACCGTTTATAATAACGGCAACAGGGAATATTGCGGTAACGCACTTCCGGAAGGACTCATCAAAAACCAAAAGCTGGATTCCAACATGCTTACCCCCACCACCAAAGAAGAACATCATGATAGACCCATTGCCCCAGATGAAATCGTCAACGAAGGGTGGATATCACAGAAAGACTGGGACTATTGCAGTCAAAAATCGTTGGAACTGTTCGCTTTTGGACAAGAAAAAGCAGCCGAGCACGGTATGATCCTGGTGGATACTAAGTATGAAATGGGGCGCGATTCAGACGGTAACATCGTTTTGATTGATGAAATCCATACACCGGACAGCAGCCGTTACTGGATCACCGAGACGTATGATGAAAAGATGGCAGCTGGAGAAGAACCGCAGAATGTGGATAAGGAATTCTTACGGCTCTGGTTTGTGGACAATTGTGACCCTTATAACGATGAGACCCTCCCTGAAGCGCCGGAAGAACTAATAGTAGAGCTATCCAGTCGTTACATCTATTTATACGAGACCATTACCGGTGGAACATTTATCTTCCCTGAAGACAAACCGGTTCAAGAACGAATTAACGAAAACCTAAAGGATCATTTATGA
- the purQ gene encoding phosphoribosylformylglycinamidine synthase I: protein MSSIIAIVQFPGSNTERETLIACRRIGLNPVEFLWNEPAEKLSDFDGYVIVGGFAYEDRSRAGVIASLDPIMKQLRTETEAGKPVLGICNGAQILVETGLVPGLPDYRLGIALTDNKRIKGGHVVGVGYYNTWANLQMTVPPKRCAFTHHMKTGDWINIPLAHGEGRFVVPEELLSKLQENDQTVFRYCDDDGIIVEEFPTNPNGSMYNLAAVCNPSGNVMAMMPHPERTEKGDVIFSSMKTFIEADHPTTNHELSFERPHFALEEYETDEQRAEWVIDMIITDNEAASVQNALNQLGFDVEITRQTHWEIGTNGNRESILQQIDASGELYNSNKEFISNILHKENSAALLVRQKEDIKGRSKFESLRERFEIDGITHLTYGTIWNVTIASGNLDTVLGDILETHIFFNPLSHDCYKIQ from the coding sequence ATGAGTTCCATAATCGCTATCGTTCAATTCCCTGGTTCCAACACAGAACGGGAAACGCTTATAGCCTGCCGACGGATCGGATTGAATCCCGTAGAATTTCTATGGAATGAACCGGCGGAAAAACTGTCCGATTTTGATGGTTATGTTATCGTTGGCGGATTCGCATACGAGGATAGATCCCGGGCAGGGGTAATTGCTTCCCTTGATCCTATTATGAAACAACTTCGCACTGAAACCGAAGCTGGTAAACCCGTTTTAGGCATATGCAACGGCGCTCAAATCTTGGTAGAAACAGGATTAGTACCCGGTCTTCCAGATTACCGCTTAGGAATAGCCCTCACGGATAATAAGCGTATCAAAGGCGGTCATGTGGTGGGTGTGGGTTATTATAACACCTGGGCAAATCTGCAGATGACTGTCCCTCCAAAGCGATGCGCCTTTACTCATCACATGAAAACAGGAGACTGGATCAATATCCCCCTAGCCCACGGTGAAGGGCGTTTTGTTGTCCCTGAAGAATTGCTTTCCAAACTTCAGGAGAATGATCAGACCGTTTTTCGCTACTGTGATGATGACGGTATTATTGTAGAGGAATTCCCCACGAACCCCAACGGATCCATGTACAACCTGGCGGCGGTATGTAATCCCTCCGGGAACGTCATGGCCATGATGCCGCACCCGGAACGGACTGAAAAAGGGGATGTGATTTTTTCATCCATGAAAACGTTTATTGAGGCGGACCATCCTACCACAAACCATGAACTCTCTTTTGAGCGACCTCATTTTGCATTGGAAGAGTATGAAACAGATGAGCAAAGAGCGGAATGGGTCATCGACATGATCATCACTGATAATGAAGCAGCATCGGTACAGAATGCTTTGAATCAATTGGGGTTTGATGTGGAGATCACACGCCAGACTCACTGGGAAATTGGAACAAACGGAAACAGAGAATCTATTCTACAACAGATCGATGCTTCCGGTGAACTTTATAACTCTAATAAGGAGTTCATCAGCAATATTTTACATAAAGAGAATAGTGCTGCTTTACTCGTCCGTCAGAAAGAGGACATAAAGGGTCGATCAAAATTCGAATCGCTGAGAGAGCGCTTCGAAATAGATGGCATTACCCACCTCACATACGGGACCATCTGGAATGTGACGATTGCGAGCGGTAATTTGGACACTGTTCTAGGAGACATTTTGGAGACACACATATTTTTCAATCCGTTATCACATGACTGCTATAAAATACAGTGA
- a CDS encoding phosphoribosylformylglycinamidine cyclo-ligase, translated as MTVSLWELAPTYGANKLNVNKVDYKSAGVDIDAGNDAVERIKDGVKSTFTSSVLTEVGSFGSLYDLKSVLENYENPVLVQSIDGVGTKVIIARKLGKFDTIGMDLVSACANDILVMGARPLTFLDYIANDRLKPGIIEEIVRGMVTACRDTGVSLVGGETAEMPDTYLPGEHDLVGVITGVVEKDRIITGQSIRPGDLVLGLPSNGLHTNGYSFARKLFFELGRYDVNDTLPELEKSVGLTLLEPHINYTNHLFAALDNGIDLKGIAHITGGGLVENIPRVLPDGLGVEIQKGSWPSLPIIDVMQSISNVDEEEMYRTFNMGLGIVFIVDPHNVDAVKSALKDLTKVYEIGSVVSGKNEVIIK; from the coding sequence ATGACTGTATCGCTCTGGGAACTGGCACCTACCTATGGAGCAAATAAATTGAACGTAAACAAAGTAGACTACAAATCAGCAGGTGTAGACATTGATGCAGGAAATGATGCGGTGGAACGTATTAAGGATGGTGTTAAATCTACTTTTACGAGCAGTGTGCTGACAGAGGTTGGTAGTTTCGGTTCTCTTTATGATCTTAAATCAGTTCTTGAGAACTATGAAAACCCCGTCCTAGTCCAAAGCATTGACGGCGTGGGCACCAAGGTCATTATCGCCCGGAAACTGGGGAAATTTGATACCATCGGCATGGATCTGGTGAGCGCTTGTGCCAATGATATTCTCGTCATGGGCGCCCGCCCTCTCACCTTTCTCGATTATATTGCCAATGACCGGCTAAAGCCGGGGATCATTGAAGAAATTGTACGTGGGATGGTAACGGCGTGTCGCGATACGGGTGTCTCTTTGGTTGGCGGCGAAACCGCTGAAATGCCCGACACATACTTACCAGGTGAACATGACCTTGTGGGTGTTATAACCGGCGTGGTGGAAAAGGACAGGATCATTACCGGTCAATCCATACGGCCCGGCGATCTGGTGCTTGGGTTACCATCCAACGGACTGCATACCAATGGTTATTCTTTTGCCCGGAAACTTTTCTTTGAATTGGGAAGATATGACGTAAATGATACTCTTCCGGAATTGGAAAAATCTGTGGGGCTCACTTTACTTGAACCCCACATTAATTATACGAACCATCTGTTTGCAGCGCTTGATAATGGGATTGATTTAAAAGGCATCGCTCACATTACTGGTGGTGGATTGGTGGAAAATATTCCGAGAGTTTTACCTGATGGGCTTGGAGTGGAGATCCAGAAAGGATCATGGCCGTCTTTGCCTATTATTGATGTGATGCAATCTATAAGTAATGTGGATGAAGAAGAGATGTACCGCACCTTCAATATGGGTCTTGGAATAGTATTTATTGTTGATCCCCATAATGTGGACGCAGTGAAGAGTGCCTTAAAAGATCTGACAAAAGTTTACGAGATCGGTTCAGTGGTAAGCGGGAAAAATGAAGTAATAATTAAATGA
- a CDS encoding thioesterase family protein, whose translation MLGKIKDKVIFETIKKRYTNSVPFHALLGLKVSKFDFESAEITLSDKKELLGNVAQESLHGGVTASVLDSIGGLVAIGNFLSREKDQSSDYIKNRISRMGTIDLRVDYLLPGKGRNFTATGRVIRAGKRVTVCRMEMHNDENDCIALGTGTYLWSK comes from the coding sequence ATGTTGGGAAAAATAAAAGACAAAGTCATCTTCGAGACCATCAAGAAACGATATACAAATTCTGTCCCTTTTCATGCATTACTAGGCCTGAAGGTCTCAAAATTTGATTTTGAGTCAGCTGAAATAACTCTTTCAGACAAGAAAGAATTATTGGGTAATGTAGCACAGGAGTCCCTTCATGGCGGTGTCACTGCTTCAGTCCTGGATTCTATTGGAGGACTTGTAGCTATAGGTAATTTTCTTTCCCGGGAAAAAGATCAGTCATCTGATTATATAAAAAATCGTATCAGTCGCATGGGGACCATCGATTTGCGGGTCGACTATCTGCTCCCAGGAAAGGGCAGGAATTTCACCGCCACAGGACGTGTGATCCGTGCCGGCAAAAGGGTGACCGTCTGCCGCATGGAAATGCACAACGATGAGAATGACTGTATCGCTCTGGGAACTGGCACCTACCTATGGAGCAAATAA
- the purL gene encoding phosphoribosylformylglycinamidine synthase subunit PurL, translating into MSFENETFDFNALSETEIESTLQTNGLALKVDEALRIQNDILGRPPTLTECVLWSIQGSEHSSYKSSRSHLSQFVTNGPTVILGPKEDAGIVSIAMDKKGRRYGVVMSHESHNHPSQIVPYEGAATGIGGNVRDVCCMGAQVIAVADALRFGDINSPKTKWIHDGVVAGIAGYGNPLGVPNICGDLYYDEGYNDNCLVTVVTLGVVREDEMIHSAVPKNSDGYHLILIGKPTDNSGFGGASFASLELNEDEKESKKAAVQEPNAFLERHILKATYALFEILREKKLYDKVGFKDLGAGGIACASVELADNTGLGAEVFLEKAHISMENLHPSVILCSETQERFMWAAHPDISDMIVKHYNEVFALPSVSRGAKAHIIGKVRADGQYIVHSNGTTLVDAPASQVTKGFLYHRNYEAPKRTFNEPDLPKPKDYNRTLLSILSHENVACRDVVFESYDKQVQGRTVIESGESDAGVMQLFNDDNYPKEIQNTGIALSTDHNPRYGKISPYWCAVNAVVEAMRNVAAVGATPQAITDCLCFGNPEKPDQMWQFVEAVRGVAETCKSITLKEYPEHPVPVIGGNVSFYNESRNGAIPPSPIISCLGKLTDVNKAITMSFQEKDSVILLVGTRKDELGGSVYYSLHNELGANVPKPDLEEVKNQIVALTDCIDKNLLLSCHDISEGGVAVALAEMTFGNEIGCEVTVPGDLSTETLLFSETGGFVVETIPDNEKKVKSYFEKQRLEITQVGSTTDEGSLKINKVVQLPVCEAKEAWVNGLRNRL; encoded by the coding sequence TTGTCCTTCGAGAACGAAACATTTGACTTCAACGCACTTTCAGAAACCGAAATAGAATCAACACTTCAGACAAACGGTCTGGCCCTGAAAGTTGATGAAGCGCTTCGAATACAGAATGATATCCTGGGCCGGCCCCCTACCCTAACCGAATGTGTTCTCTGGTCTATCCAAGGATCTGAACATTCCTCCTATAAAAGTAGCCGTTCCCACCTATCACAATTTGTGACCAATGGACCTACCGTTATTCTGGGCCCTAAAGAAGATGCGGGAATAGTTTCTATCGCCATGGATAAGAAGGGGCGACGATACGGTGTTGTAATGAGCCATGAATCTCACAATCACCCATCCCAAATCGTCCCCTATGAGGGAGCAGCAACGGGCATCGGCGGCAATGTAAGGGATGTTTGCTGTATGGGAGCCCAGGTCATTGCTGTTGCAGATGCTCTTCGGTTTGGTGATATCAACTCCCCGAAAACAAAGTGGATCCATGATGGTGTGGTGGCGGGTATCGCCGGTTACGGCAATCCCCTTGGTGTTCCCAACATATGCGGTGATCTTTACTATGATGAAGGCTACAATGACAACTGTCTTGTTACAGTAGTAACGCTGGGGGTGGTACGGGAGGATGAGATGATTCACTCAGCCGTTCCGAAGAATTCTGATGGCTATCACCTTATTCTCATTGGCAAGCCGACGGATAACAGCGGCTTCGGCGGCGCCAGCTTTGCCTCTCTGGAACTGAATGAAGATGAAAAAGAATCAAAAAAAGCAGCGGTTCAGGAACCGAACGCCTTTCTGGAAAGACATATTCTGAAAGCAACTTACGCCCTGTTTGAAATTTTGAGAGAGAAAAAACTTTATGACAAGGTCGGTTTCAAGGATCTTGGTGCCGGCGGTATCGCCTGTGCCTCTGTAGAACTAGCCGACAATACTGGTCTGGGTGCCGAAGTGTTTCTAGAAAAGGCTCATATAAGTATGGAGAATCTTCACCCGTCCGTGATCCTGTGTTCAGAAACACAGGAAAGGTTCATGTGGGCGGCCCATCCTGATATTTCGGATATGATTGTAAAGCACTATAATGAAGTTTTTGCCCTGCCGTCAGTTTCCCGAGGTGCCAAAGCCCACATTATAGGTAAAGTGCGCGCGGATGGACAATATATCGTCCATAGCAACGGAACGACTCTTGTGGATGCACCAGCATCACAAGTGACAAAAGGGTTCCTCTATCATAGAAATTATGAAGCGCCGAAACGCACCTTCAACGAACCAGATCTGCCGAAGCCAAAAGACTATAATAGAACACTGCTTTCAATCCTGTCGCACGAAAATGTTGCATGTCGAGATGTAGTTTTTGAGAGCTATGACAAGCAGGTACAAGGCCGGACTGTCATTGAATCGGGGGAAAGCGATGCCGGTGTAATGCAACTGTTTAACGATGATAATTATCCTAAAGAGATCCAGAATACGGGAATCGCCCTCTCAACCGATCACAATCCACGGTATGGCAAAATCTCACCTTACTGGTGTGCGGTGAACGCAGTAGTAGAAGCTATGAGGAATGTAGCTGCTGTAGGCGCCACACCACAGGCCATCACCGACTGCCTATGTTTTGGAAATCCAGAAAAGCCCGATCAAATGTGGCAGTTCGTTGAAGCTGTCAGGGGAGTGGCAGAAACATGCAAATCTATAACACTGAAGGAATATCCGGAACACCCCGTCCCTGTAATTGGAGGAAATGTTTCCTTCTACAATGAATCTCGAAACGGCGCCATCCCACCCAGTCCCATCATCAGCTGTCTAGGCAAGCTAACTGATGTAAACAAAGCAATCACCATGAGTTTTCAGGAAAAAGATTCCGTTATTCTCCTGGTTGGAACACGCAAAGATGAATTGGGCGGCAGTGTCTACTACAGTCTTCACAATGAGTTAGGTGCCAATGTTCCTAAACCAGATCTAGAAGAAGTGAAAAATCAGATTGTTGCCTTGACGGATTGCATAGATAAAAACCTCCTACTTTCTTGCCATGACATTTCAGAGGGAGGTGTAGCAGTAGCCTTGGCTGAAATGACATTTGGAAATGAGATAGGTTGTGAAGTGACAGTTCCCGGTGATCTGTCCACTGAAACACTTCTGTTCTCTGAAACAGGGGGGTTCGTGGTAGAAACTATCCCAGACAATGAAAAAAAAGTAAAAAGCTATTTCGAAAAACAGAGACTGGAGATAACACAGGTTGGCTCCACCACAGATGAGGGATCTCTAAAGATTAATAAGGTCGTACAGTTGCCCGTCTGTGAAGCAAAAGAGGCGTGGGTCAACGGACTAAGAAACAGACTATAA